A stretch of Schaalia odontolytica DNA encodes these proteins:
- a CDS encoding malate dehydrogenase — protein sequence MAEPRIVTVTGAAGNIGYALLFRIASGQLFGPDVPVKLHLLEIPQAVKAAEGTAMELDDCAFPTLAGVEIFDDVNRAFQGTNVAYLVGAMPRRAGMERADLLEANAGIFGPQGKAINDGAADDVRVLVVGNPANTNATIAQNAAPDVPASRFTAMMRLDHNRAIAQLAHKTGAANADIKDVVVWGNHSADQYPDVSFAKVAGKPATELVDEEWLSSYYRPTVAKRGAAIIEARGASSAASAANAAIDHMYSWIHGTPEGEWVTAGVMSDGTHYGVPAGLNFGFPVTSDGGEWQVVDGLEISDATRAGIDHNIKALQEEYDAVKALGFIK from the coding sequence ATGGCAGAACCTCGTATCGTCACCGTCACTGGCGCAGCCGGCAACATCGGCTACGCCCTCCTGTTCCGCATTGCTTCCGGCCAGCTGTTCGGCCCGGACGTGCCCGTCAAGCTGCACCTGCTGGAGATCCCGCAGGCCGTGAAGGCTGCCGAGGGCACCGCGATGGAGCTCGACGACTGTGCGTTCCCGACCCTGGCCGGCGTTGAGATCTTCGACGACGTGAACCGTGCGTTCCAGGGCACCAACGTCGCTTACCTGGTGGGCGCCATGCCGCGCCGCGCCGGTATGGAGCGCGCCGACCTGCTCGAGGCCAACGCGGGCATCTTCGGCCCCCAGGGCAAGGCCATCAACGACGGCGCCGCCGACGACGTGCGCGTCCTCGTCGTGGGCAACCCCGCGAACACCAACGCCACCATCGCCCAGAACGCCGCGCCGGACGTCCCCGCGTCGCGCTTCACCGCGATGATGCGCCTCGACCACAACCGCGCGATTGCGCAGCTCGCCCACAAGACCGGTGCCGCGAACGCCGACATCAAGGACGTCGTCGTGTGGGGTAACCACTCGGCCGACCAGTACCCGGACGTCTCCTTCGCGAAGGTTGCCGGCAAGCCCGCGACCGAGCTCGTGGACGAAGAGTGGCTGTCCAGCTACTACCGTCCCACCGTCGCCAAGCGTGGCGCCGCCATCATCGAGGCGCGTGGCGCCTCCTCGGCCGCCTCCGCCGCGAACGCCGCGATCGACCACATGTACTCGTGGATCCACGGCACCCCCGAGGGCGAGTGGGTCACCGCCGGTGTCATGTCCGACGGCACGCACTACGGCGTCCCCGCCGGCCTGAACTTCGGCTTCCCCGTCACCTCCGATGGTGGCGAGTGGCAGGTCGTCGACGGCCTCGAGATCTCCGACGCGACCCGCGCCGGAATCGACCACAACATCAAGGCCCTCCAGGAAGAGTACGACGCCGTCAAGGCGCTCGGCTTCATCAAGTGA